In Raphanus sativus cultivar WK10039 chromosome 5, ASM80110v3, whole genome shotgun sequence, the following proteins share a genomic window:
- the LOC108858636 gene encoding LOW QUALITY PROTEIN: uncharacterized protein LOC108858636 (The sequence of the model RefSeq protein was modified relative to this genomic sequence to represent the inferred CDS: inserted 1 base in 1 codon), which yields MEGDYEGFSIREYTRNVRSVDIRKCCPFPGEFTGDFAQSLLPPLTVAKFRWWSHELXSLLTKSPVDPKPAFRPMQSLNPVRNASSVKRRRMILSFIRRLKPRSLRITRRITLSVYRTCDAIYFQVYNCEEQAREKAEDDGECSLGIKERPGVMSPSMNKAGVRCFSSYTEEQLFPDSPRSVSQDCDSEVQIPGTLKVAKRKDCSVRSLDNSNIDASQWERQVIFSLQLCCSQMNRLSLCSTEDQSPKAMIESMQPNKLQPVVSGRRLSHARAKSGMSCFPGPHLTLERIKHALDLERKRHMSQPNQSYISTSSEIQYRSYSSSSLSQPASVDMHRQTLLNQSPSDPLLVEEAILELPLKQGELIEANGSSRYVLPSNLVDLSSGRKQSAEPALARDVGRFTVHSEKHHMYFPARLGLDETFTDNAFFISDTSNDGECGHTINMVATPDGLCLHDTQSTMRLMGKDVSVKTGYSDMVRRRERIMSSDASIDYSFLESYAQQSWLWRTTTLGENHTITSLDKSWNTTLLCDISKDTPFTMFSEPPQVRTYVVPDSELPPRILYPLTDKDLYFHESGLRHQLNSVTFSQQQLPSPYNPEIAGLPSAYRNVGVGCHLPDAGGPALGLSFTSTMQSQLHLPHSSFENSRLDMSSINHPAELN from the exons ATGGAGGGTGACTATGAAGGATTCTCCATCAG AGAGTACACGCGTAATGTTAGGAGTGTTGATATCCGGAAATGCTGTCCCTTCCCCGGTGAGTTCACCGGAGATTTTGCTCAGTCACTGCTTCCTCCGTTAACTGTGGCCAAGTTCCGTTGGTGGTCTCATGAGC CCTCGTTGCTAACGAAATCTCCGGTTGATCCCAAACCAGCTTTTCGGCCAATGCAGAGTCTAAACCCTGTAAGAAACGCTTCATCCGTGAAACGACGACGAATGATCTTATCTTTCATAAGAAGATTAAAACCAAGAAGCTTGAGGATTACAAGAAG GATAACCTTAAGCGTCTACA GGACTTGTGACGCAATTTACTTTCAGGTTTATAACTGCGAAGAGCAAGCTCGAGAAAAAGCTGAAGATGATGGGGAATGTAGTCTTGGGATCAAAGAAAGACCGGGTGTTATGTCTCCTAGTATGAACAAGGCTGGAGTGCGATGTTTCTCTTCTTATACAGAGGAACAACTGTTTCCAGATTCTCCCAGATCAGTCAGTCAAGATTGTGATTCTGAGGTACAAATTCCTGGAACTTTGAAGGTGGCTAAAAGGAAAGATTGCTCGGTGAGAAGTCTTGATAACTCGAATATTGATGCTTCTCAGTGGGAGAGGCAAGTCATATTCTCTTTACAACTCTGCTGCTCGCAAATGAATCGGTTAAGTCTATGTTCTACCGAGGATCAGTCACCTAAGGCTATGATAGAATCCATGCAACCAAACAAGCTTCAGCCTGTGGTTTCTGGGAGAAGGTTAAGTCATGCTCGAGCAAAATCTGGCATGTCTTGTTTTCCTGGACCACATCTCACACTGGAAAGAATTAAGCATGCATTGGATTTGGAGAGAAAGAGGCATATGTCTCAACCTAACCAATCATATATCTCTACTTCGAGTGAGATCCAGTACAGAagttattcttcttcttccttgtctcAACCTGCATCAGTTGATATGCATCGCCAGACGTTGCTGAACCAATCACCTTCTGATCCACTTCTTGTAGAAGAGGCCATCTTAGAATTACCTCTTAAACAAGGTGAATTAATAGAAGCAAACGGTTCCTCTAGATATGTTTTACCGAGTAATTTAGTGGACTTATCCAGTGGAAGGAAACAGTCAGCTGAGCCAGCACTTGCCAGAGATGTAGGAAGGTTCACTGTGCATAGTGAGAAACACCATATGTACTTTCCAGCTAGGCTAGGCCTTGATGAGACCTTCACCGATAATGCGTTTTTCATTTCAGACACTAGTAATGACGGAGAGTGTGGCCACACAATCAATATGGTTGCAACGCCTGATGGTTTGTGTTTACATGACACTCAGTCAACAATGCGGCTGATGGGTAAGGATGTTTCTGTTAAAACAGGTTACTCGGATATGGTTAGAAGGAGGGAGAGGATCATGTCATCAGATGCTTCTATAGATTACTCCTTTCTGGAGAGCTATGCTCAACAGAGCTGGTTATGGCGAACCACAACACTTGGAGAAAATCATACAATCACATCACTAGATAAGTCTTGGAACACAACTTTGTTGTGTGATATTTCAAAGGATACGCCCTTCACTATGTTTTCTGAACCACCCCAAGTTAGAACATACGTTGTCCCTGATTCAGAATTGCCTCCCAGAATCTTGTATCCATTGACTGATAAAGATCTCTACTTCCATGAATCTGGTTTAAGACACCAACTAAACAGTGTCACATTCAGCCAGCAACAACTACCTTCTCCCTATAATCCCGAGATTGCCGGTCTGCCTTCTGCTTACAGAAATGTCGGTGTTGGTTGTCACTTACCTGATGCTGGAGGACCAGCTCTCGGTTTGTCTTTTACTTCTACTATGCAGTCTCAGCTTCATTTGCCACATAGTTCCTTTGAGAACTCTCGTTTGGATATGTCTTCCATCAATCATCCCGCTGAGCTCAACTAG
- the LOC108862977 gene encoding probable galacturonosyltransferase 15, which yields MKFYISAAGIKRVTISSPGGAIGKGGGGCATVAARRFSGRTLILLLLMLAIVLPFTFVRFAFLVLESASVCDSPFDCMGLRLFRGGDTSLKIREELTRALVEETSQDGNGRGQKGSLESFDELVREMTLKRRDIKAFASVTKKMLLQMERRVQSAKHHELVYWHLASHGVPKCLHCLSLRLTEEYSVNAMARTRLPPPESVSRLTDPSFHHVVILTDNVLAASVVISSTVQNAVNPDKFVFHIVTDKKTYTPMHAWFAINSASSPVVEVKGLHQYDWPQEVNVRVKEMLEIHRMIWRRHYQNLKDSDYSFVEGTHEQSLQALNPSCLALLNHLRIYIPKLFPDLDKIVLLDDDVVVQRDLSSLWETDLNGKVVGAVVDSWCGSNCCPGRKYKDYFNFSHPLISSNLLQDDCAWLSGMNFFDLKAWRQTNITEAYSTWLRLSVSSGLQLWQPGALPPTLLAFKGLTQPLDPSWHVAGLGSRSVKPPEEILKSAAVLHFSGPAKPWLEISKPEVRSYWYRYVKSSNIFVRKCKIMN from the exons ATGAAGTTTTACATATCTGCTGCGGGGATCAAGAGAGTCACCATATCGAGTCCCGGCGGAGCAATTGGTAAAGGAGGCGGAGGATGCGCGACGGTAGCGGCACGGAGGTTCTCTGGTCGCACGTTGATACTGTTGCTGCTGATGCTCGCGATCGTGCTCCCTTTTACGTTCGTCAGGTTCGCGTTTCTCGTCCTCGAATCCGCCTCCGTATGCGACTCTCCCTTTG ATTGCATGGGACTGAGACTTTTCCGTGGGGGCGACACATCTCTC AAAATTAGGGAGGAGTTGACACGGGCGCTAGTAGAAGAGACAAGTCAGGATGGTAATGGACGAGGACAGAAGGGCTCATTGGAGTCATTTGACGAACTTGTCAGGGAGATGACGCTAAAACGCCGTGATATAAAGGCGTTTGCTTCCGTGACTAAGAAGATG CTGTTGCAGATGGAACGTAGAGTCCAATCAGCCAAGCACCACGAGCTAGTGTACTGGCATTTAGCTTCCCACGGTGTTCCCAAATGCCTCCATTGCCTTTCCCTCAGGTTAACAGAAGAGTACTCTGTAAACGCAATGGCTCGAACGCGTCTGCCTCCACCTGAATCCGTTTCTCGTCTAACCGATCCATCTTTTCACCATGTCGTCATCTTGACCGACAATGTCCTGGCTGCCTCTGTAGTCATATCTTCAACTGTGCAAAACGCTGTGAATCCAGACAAGTTTGTCTTTCATATCGTTACAGATAAAAAGACATACACCCCTATGCACGCTTGGTTTGCTATCAACTCTGCTTCGTCGCCAGTTGTTGAAGTAAAAGGTCTTCATCAGTATGATTGGCCTCAAGAAGTGAATGTCAGAGTTAAAGAGATGCTTGAAATTCACCGCATGATTTGGAGACGTCACTATCAGAATTTAAAGGATTCTGATTATAGTTTCGTCGAGGGTACTCATGAGCAGTCCTTGCAAGCTTTAAACCCTAGCTGCCTCGCCCTTCTGAATCATCTTCGCATCTACATTCCCAAG CTTTTTCCAGACCTAGACAAGATAGTGTTGTTGGATGATGATGTAGTCGTACAGCGTGACCTTTCCTCTTTATGGGAAACGGATCTCAACGGTAAGGTCGTTGGTGCAGTTGTTGATTCGTGGTGTGGAAGTAACTGTTGCCCGGGAAGAAAATACAAAGACTATTTCAACTTCTCACATCCTCTGATCTCATCAAACTTGCTTCAAGATGACTGCGCTTGGCTTTCTGGTATGAATTTCTTTGATCTCAAGGCCTGGAGACAAACCAATATCACAGAAGCTTACTCCACATGGTTAAGACTC AGTGTTAGCTCCGGGCTACAACTATGGCAACCAGGAGCCTTACCACCGACTCTACTTGCTTTCAAAGGACTCACTCAGCCTCTGGACCCATCATGGCACGTAGCTGGACTAGGATCTCGATCAGTTAAACCCCCTGAAGAGATTCTGAAATCTGCTGCGGTTCTACATTTCAGCGGTCCAGCAAAACCGTGGCTAGAGATTAGTAAACCTGAGGTACGATCTTACTGGTATAGATACGTAAAGTCATCGAACATCTTcgttagaaaatgtaaaattatgaACTGA